The window AAGACAGGTCTTTTACTTTTATTACAAAGTCGTCTCCGGCAGCGATTTTACTTAAAAAAGCAGTTGGGATAGCTAAAGCGTCCTCTGAACCTAATAAAAATAAAGTTGGAAAAGTTACGAGAAAACAATTGGAAGAAATTGCAAAAATAAAAATGAAGGACTTGAACGCTCCTGATATTTCTAAAGCAGTAAAAATAATAGAAGGCACTGCTAGGAATATGGGAATAGAAGTGGAAGCTGACAGTTCTTCTTAGTGGAAAAGAAAATAGAAATAAAAAAGCTGGCAAAATTTTAGAAAAACATATATAATCACGATTTTGAGATTCGCAGATCCAATCAGACTTGATTAATATAGATGGTGAGAATTTTATGAAGAAGAGAAGTAAGAGGTATAAAGAGATAAATCAAAAAATTGATACAGATAAACTGTATTCTCTTGACGAAGCTATTGGCATAATCAAAGAAACACCAAAAGTTAAGTTCAACGAAACAGTGAATTTGGCTATTAAGCT is drawn from bacterium and contains these coding sequences:
- a CDS encoding 50S ribosomal protein L11, with the protein product DRSFTFITKSSPAAILLKKAVGIAKASSEPNKNKVGKVTRKQLEEIAKIKMKDLNAPDISKAVKIIEGTARNMGIEVEADSSS